One region of Alosa alosa isolate M-15738 ecotype Scorff River chromosome 1, AALO_Geno_1.1, whole genome shotgun sequence genomic DNA includes:
- the cldnd1b gene encoding claudin domain-containing protein 1b: MVDNRYATALVIGSVLSLLACVYLSVAVGTQHWCQYHSPPISHDSSNASELRTLREDFLGEEMDEKTYSDPLFRLNGTLGLWWRCVLVPVDSHWYKEPEPKMVTQCVSFTLPQQFEAKYREPGNHNTGEDLIRTYLWRCQFLLPLVSLGLVFLSGLIGVCACLCRSLTPTSVVGVLHLLAGLCSLATVCCFLAGMDLLHRVSPLPEVVDRSLGWSLYLALISSPLQMMAAALFLWAACSHRKSYTRMTAYRVA; this comes from the exons ATGGTGGACAACCGTTACGCTACGGCTCTTGTGATTGGGTCGGTGCTTAGTCTGCTGGCCTGTGTATACCTGTCGGTAGCGGTGGGCACGCAGCATTGGTGTCAGTACCATAGCCCCCCAATCAGTCATGATAGCAGCAATGCCTCTGAGCTGCGGACCTTAAGGGAGGACTTTCTTGGAGAGGAGATGGACGAGAAGACGTACAGCGACCCGCTATTTCGCCTCAATGGAACGCTTGGTCTCTGGTGGCGCTGTGTTCTCGTGCCTGTCGATTCTCATTGGTACAAAGAACCAG AACCCAAAATGGTGACGCAGTGTGTGAGTTTTACTCTGCCACAACAGTTTGAGGCCAAGTACAGAGAGCCTGGGAACCATAACACTGGAGAGGACCTCATCCGCACCT ATCTGTGGAGGTGCCAGTTCTTGTTGCCTCTGGTGTCCTTAGGGCTGGTGTTCTTAAGTGGCCTCATTGGAGTCTGCGCTTGCCTTTGTCGCAGCCTTACCCCAACATCAGTTGTTGGAGTGCTACATCTTTTGGCTG GTTTGTGCTCCCTAGCAACAGTGTGCTGTTTCCTGGCGGGTATGGACCTGCTGCACCGCGTCTCACCGCTGCCAGAGGTCGTGGACCGCTCTCTAGGCTGGTCGCTCTACCTGGCACTCATCTCCTCGCCACTCCAGATGATGGCTGCTGCCCTCTTCCTGTGGGCCGCCTGCAGCCACCGAAAGAGTTACACCCGCATGACTGCTTACCGGGTAGCCTAA
- the LOC125299306 gene encoding N-acyl-aromatic-L-amino acid amidohydrolase (carboxylate-forming) B-like: MELLTLPALHRMAICGGTHGNEMTGVYLVQEMARRQKEEGEKAWPLPIMLVLSNPQAIKQCRRYSETDLNRCFTSAILSTPTTDSSPYELRRAHELNALLGPKDSKEAVDILCDLHNTTSNMGVTLISYSLDEWISLHIYKYLKMKMTSVPVRLFMVNIPNNEAYSLESVGKNGFSLEVGPQPHGVLRADIYNYMKEALELAIEWISLFNSGAVIEGGEVEAHLFHKSIDYPRDPDSQQISAAIHPQLQDQDFCCLKPGDPMFQCFSGETMCYKEDECLYPFFVNECAYYEKGIAFHLARKTTLKIPSVKVQIEDRGTS, translated from the exons ATGGAGCTGTTAACTCTGCCAGCCTTACATCGCATGGCCATCTGTGGTGGTACCCATGGCAACGAGATGACTGGCGTGTACCTGGTGCAGGAAATGGCAAGGCGACAGAAGGAGGAAGGGGAAAAGGCGTGGCCTCTACCAATCATGCTGGTGCTTTCCAATCCTCAGGCCATAAAGCAGTGCAGGAGATACAGTGAGACAGACCTCAATCGCTGTTTCACTAGCGCCATCCTCAG TACCCCAACCACAGACAGCTCTCCTTATGAGTTAAGGAGAGCACATGAGCTAAATGCCCTCTTGGGTCCAAAAGATAGCAAAGAGGCTGTTGATATCTTGTGTGACCTCCATAATACCACGTCAAACATGGGAGTTACACTCATCTCCTACTCTCTGGATGAGTGGATCAGTCTTCACATCTACAAATATCTAAAG ATGAAAATGACCTCAGTGCCAGTAAGATTGTTCATGGTAAATATCCCCAATAATGAAGCATACTCCCTGGAGTCTGTGGGCAAGAATGGCTTCT CACTAGAAGTGGGTCCACAACCACATGGTGTGCTCAGAGCTGACATATACAATTATATGAAGGAGGCCCTCGAGCTAGCAATAGAATGGATCAGCCTTTTCAATTCAG GTGCTGTGATagagggtggagaggtggaggcaCATCTGTTCCATAAGAGCATTGATTATCCTCGAGATCCTGACAGCCAACAAATATCAGCTGCCATACACCCTCAACTGCAG GACCAGGACTTCTGCTGTCTAAAGCCAGGTGATCCCATGTTCCAATGCTTCTCCGGAGAGACTATGTGTTACAAGGAGGACGAGTGTCTCTATCCCTTCTTTGTAAATGAATGTGCTTACTATGAGAAAGGCATCGCATTCCACCTGGCTCGCAAGACCACCCTGAAGATTCCTTCAGTGAAAGTGCAGATTGAGGACAGgggaacaagttaa